A genome region from Musa acuminata AAA Group cultivar baxijiao chromosome BXJ3-5, Cavendish_Baxijiao_AAA, whole genome shotgun sequence includes the following:
- the LOC103986039 gene encoding stearoyl-[acyl-carrier-protein] 9-desaturase, chloroplastic isoform X1 has protein sequence MASRVALLPESFLCLARSRSKRNAVSPRVSMASTMVKTPKKLFGPRETHIEVTHSMPPQKIEIIKSLDDWVEDNILVHLKPVEKCWQPQDFLPDFSSEAFNEEVMELRERSKELPDDYFVCLVGDMITEEAVPTYQTMLNTSDGVRDETGASLTPWALWIRAWTAEENRHGDLLNKYLYLSGRVDMKQIEKTIQYLIGSGMDPRTENNPYLGFIYTSFQERATFISHGNTARLAKDHGDLNLAQICGTIASDEKRHETAYTKVVEKLFEVDPDYTVLAFADMMRKKITMPAHLMYDGRDDNLFEHFSAVAQRLGVYTAKDYADILEFLVARWKVGELAGLSGEGNKAQDFVCTLAPKIRQLDERARGRAKKAPAMPFSWIYNREVQL, from the exons GGTTAAAACTCCAAAAAAGCTATTCGGTCCACGTGAGACACATATTGAAGTCACTCATTCCATGCCACCTCAGAAAATTGAAATTATAAAATCATTAGATGACTGGGTAGAAGATAATATATTGGTGCATCTGAAGCCTGTCGAGAAGTGTTGGCAACCACAGGATTTTCTTCCAGATTTTTCGTCAGAGGCATTCAATGAGGAGGTTATGGAATTGAGAGAGCGCTCTAAGGAGCTCCCTGATGATTATTTTGTTTGCTTGGTTGGAGATATGATTACTGAAGAAGCTGTTCCTACATACCAAACAATGCTAAACACCAGCGATGGTGTCAGAGATGAAACAGGAGCAAGTCTTACTCCTTGGGCTCTCTGGATAAGGGCATGGACTGCTGAAGAGAACAGACATGGAGATCTTCTCAACAAGTATCTATACCTGTCTGGAAGAGTTGACATGAAACAAATTGAGAAGACAATTCAGTATCTCATTGGCTCAGGAATG GATCCCAGGACAGAGAACAATCCCTATCTTGGTTTTATTTATACCTCATTTCAGGAGAGGGCTACCTTCATTTCCCATGGGAATACTGCCAGGCTTGCTAAAGATCATGGGGATCTCAATCTGGCCCAGATATGTGGAACAATTGCATCTGACGAGAAGCGCCATGAGACTGCATACACCAAGGTAGTGGAGAAATTGTTTGAGGTAGACCCAGATTACACTGTTCTGGCATTTGCTGACATGATGAGGAAGAAGATCACAATGCCCGCTCATCTGATGTATGATGGCCGTGATGATAACCTTTTTGAGCACTTCTCAGCAGTTGCTCAACGGCTGGGTGTTTACACAGCCAAGGACTATGCAGACATACTGGAGTTCCTTGTTGCAAGGTGGAAGGTCGGTGAGCTAGCAGGTCTCTCTGGGGAAGGAAATAAAGCCCAGGATTTTGTCTGCACATTAGCTCCAAAGATTAGACAGCTCGATGAAAGAGCTCGAGGGAGAGCCAAGAAAGCACCTGCTATGCCTTTCAGTTGGATCTACAACAGGGAAGTGCAGCTCTGA
- the LOC103986039 gene encoding stearoyl-[acyl-carrier-protein] 9-desaturase, chloroplastic isoform X2 — MMMNRAIGVKTPKKLFGPRETHIEVTHSMPPQKIEIIKSLDDWVEDNILVHLKPVEKCWQPQDFLPDFSSEAFNEEVMELRERSKELPDDYFVCLVGDMITEEAVPTYQTMLNTSDGVRDETGASLTPWALWIRAWTAEENRHGDLLNKYLYLSGRVDMKQIEKTIQYLIGSGMDPRTENNPYLGFIYTSFQERATFISHGNTARLAKDHGDLNLAQICGTIASDEKRHETAYTKVVEKLFEVDPDYTVLAFADMMRKKITMPAHLMYDGRDDNLFEHFSAVAQRLGVYTAKDYADILEFLVARWKVGELAGLSGEGNKAQDFVCTLAPKIRQLDERARGRAKKAPAMPFSWIYNREVQL, encoded by the exons GGTTAAAACTCCAAAAAAGCTATTCGGTCCACGTGAGACACATATTGAAGTCACTCATTCCATGCCACCTCAGAAAATTGAAATTATAAAATCATTAGATGACTGGGTAGAAGATAATATATTGGTGCATCTGAAGCCTGTCGAGAAGTGTTGGCAACCACAGGATTTTCTTCCAGATTTTTCGTCAGAGGCATTCAATGAGGAGGTTATGGAATTGAGAGAGCGCTCTAAGGAGCTCCCTGATGATTATTTTGTTTGCTTGGTTGGAGATATGATTACTGAAGAAGCTGTTCCTACATACCAAACAATGCTAAACACCAGCGATGGTGTCAGAGATGAAACAGGAGCAAGTCTTACTCCTTGGGCTCTCTGGATAAGGGCATGGACTGCTGAAGAGAACAGACATGGAGATCTTCTCAACAAGTATCTATACCTGTCTGGAAGAGTTGACATGAAACAAATTGAGAAGACAATTCAGTATCTCATTGGCTCAGGAATG GATCCCAGGACAGAGAACAATCCCTATCTTGGTTTTATTTATACCTCATTTCAGGAGAGGGCTACCTTCATTTCCCATGGGAATACTGCCAGGCTTGCTAAAGATCATGGGGATCTCAATCTGGCCCAGATATGTGGAACAATTGCATCTGACGAGAAGCGCCATGAGACTGCATACACCAAGGTAGTGGAGAAATTGTTTGAGGTAGACCCAGATTACACTGTTCTGGCATTTGCTGACATGATGAGGAAGAAGATCACAATGCCCGCTCATCTGATGTATGATGGCCGTGATGATAACCTTTTTGAGCACTTCTCAGCAGTTGCTCAACGGCTGGGTGTTTACACAGCCAAGGACTATGCAGACATACTGGAGTTCCTTGTTGCAAGGTGGAAGGTCGGTGAGCTAGCAGGTCTCTCTGGGGAAGGAAATAAAGCCCAGGATTTTGTCTGCACATTAGCTCCAAAGATTAGACAGCTCGATGAAAGAGCTCGAGGGAGAGCCAAGAAAGCACCTGCTATGCCTTTCAGTTGGATCTACAACAGGGAAGTGCAGCTCTGA
- the LOC135638023 gene encoding auxin efflux carrier component 5-like yields MIGGRDVIKVIEAMTPLYVAVGLGYGSVRWWHVFNREQCEAINRLVVYFTIPFFTFEFTSHIDPFTMNYRVIAADAISKLLTVGVLATWTWCSSSSKSSYSWAITIFSLSQLTNTLLVGAPLLDAMYGRWAQDIVVQLSVVQGIAWMALLLFALEMRKASGAAGFAPAAIVAGAGGQMVAPEPQQAMDVECNTDVAARPTLGSLMKTVWLKLALNPNIYASVLGVIWALIANRWHFEMPRIMEGSVLVMSKAGTGMSMFSMGLFMALQDKIVACGQKLSAFGMLLKFIAGPAVTTICAVAVGLRGDLLRVAIIQAALPQSISSFIFAREYGLHPDVLSTAVIFGTLVSLSVLIAYYEVLGLLS; encoded by the exons ATGATAGGGGGGCGGGATGTGATTAAGGTGATCGAAGCAATGACACCGCTCTATGTCGCAGTCGGCCTCGGCTACGGCTCAGTGCGGTGGTGGCATGTCTTCAACCGCGAGCAGTGCGAGGCGATCAACCGCCTCGTCGTCTACTTCACCATCCCCTTCTTCACCTTTGAGTTCACCAGCCACATCGACCCTTTCACCATGAACTACCGCGTCATCGCCGCCGACGCCATCTCCAAGCTCCTCACCGTCGGCGTCCTGGCTACATGGACCTGGTGCAGCAGCAGCTCCAAAAGCAGCTACAGCTGGGCCATCACCATCTTCTCGCTCTCCCAGCTCACCAACACCTTGTTGGTGGGCGCGCCGCTGCTGGACGCCATGTACGGGAGATGGGCGCAGGACATTGTCGTGCAGCTCTCCGTGGTGCAGGGCATCGCGTGGATGGCGCTGCTCCTGTTCGCGCTCGAGATGAGGAAGGCAAGTGGTGCTGCCGGCTTTGCTCCGGCGGCTATCGTAGCCGGCGCTGGTGGCCAGATGGTGGCACCCGAACCGCAACAAGCAATGGACGTGGAGTGCAACACCGACGTCGCTGCACGTCCTACGTTAGGATCACTGATGAAGACGGTGTGGCTCAAGCTCGCTCTCAATCCCAACATATACGCCAGCGTTCTCGGCGTCATTTGGGCTCTCATAGCAAACAG GTGGCACTTCGAGATGCCGCGAATCATGGAGGGATCGGTGTTGGTGATGTCCAAGGCCGGGACAGGGATGTCCATGTTCAGCATGG GGTTGTTCATGGCTCTGCAAGACAAGATTGTCGCATGTGGGCAGAAGCTGAGCGCGTTCGGCATGCTTCTAAAGTTCATCGCAGGGCCGGCGGTTACGACGATCTGCGCCGTCGCCGTGGGACTTCGTGGTGACCTCCTGAGGGTGGCGATCATACAG GCTGCACTGCCTCAATCTATCTCCTCCTTCATCTTCGCAAGAGAATATGGATTGCATCCTGATGTGCTCAGCACCGC AGTCATTTTTGGAACGCTTGTCTCCTTGTCGGTGCTGATAGCATACTATGAAGTTCTTGGTTTACTGAGCTAG